The following are encoded in a window of Sutcliffiella horikoshii genomic DNA:
- the phnE gene encoding phosphonate ABC transporter, permease protein PhnE — protein MKLEEQKSAPSLLPAKTKARISVIFAAVIGFYILSTVKTGATIGDLLDGIPNMGRVIVKFFPPNFNVFVHIIEPLAVTIQMAIIATTVAAFLCIPLSLLAAQNVTSNKFVYTFVRSLLNILRTIPDLVLAVIFVGLFGIGVLPGILALIIFSLGILAKLISETIESVDMNPMEAMSASGANTLQKISFALIPQVLPQFVSFVLYVFEINIRASVVLGLVGAGGIGIVLSQQLKFYNYPNAMLIILVIFVLVVVIEYISTKIREAIV, from the coding sequence GTGAAGCTAGAGGAACAAAAATCCGCACCTTCACTCCTGCCTGCCAAAACGAAAGCCAGAATATCCGTCATATTTGCTGCAGTAATAGGTTTTTATATTCTTAGTACTGTCAAGACCGGAGCTACTATTGGAGATCTGCTGGATGGGATCCCAAATATGGGAAGAGTAATCGTAAAGTTCTTTCCGCCGAATTTCAACGTTTTTGTTCATATAATTGAACCCTTGGCTGTTACCATTCAAATGGCTATTATTGCAACCACTGTTGCAGCCTTTCTTTGTATCCCTTTAAGTTTATTGGCTGCACAAAACGTAACATCTAATAAATTTGTATATACATTTGTTCGTTCTCTATTGAATATTTTGCGTACTATCCCGGACTTAGTGCTTGCAGTTATTTTCGTTGGTTTATTTGGAATTGGGGTTCTCCCTGGTATTCTAGCACTCATTATCTTTTCATTAGGAATTTTAGCAAAGTTAATCAGTGAAACGATTGAGTCCGTTGATATGAATCCAATGGAAGCGATGAGCGCATCGGGAGCAAATACATTGCAAAAGATATCATTTGCTCTGATACCGCAAGTGTTGCCTCAATTTGTTTCATTTGTACTTTATGTATTTGAGATCAATATTCGTGCCTCTGTTGTCTTAGGTTTAGTAGGAGCGGGGGGAATTGGTATTGTATTGAGTCAACAGCTTAAGTTTTACAATTACCCGAACGCGATGTTAATTATACTTGTAATATTTGTTCTGGTCGTAGTTATTGAATACATCTCAACTAAAATCAGGGAGGCGATCGTATAA
- the phnC gene encoding phosphonate ABC transporter ATP-binding protein has translation MIQFKDVSLVYPNGTQGLKNINVTINEGEFVVIVGLSGAGKSTFIRSINRLVTPTDGELNVDNENILTYRNNDLRKLRTKVGMIFQNYNLVKRSNVLKNVLAGRLGYTGTLRSTLNLFKKEDLALAYESLKRVNIEEKLYNRADELSGGQQQRVSIARVLTQKPKYILADEPVASLDPPTSHQVMTYLKKINKEDKITTIVNLHFIDMAMEYADRIIGMRAGEVVFDGPVSEVSEKTFEQIYGRAIREDDLRGGVEQ, from the coding sequence ATGATACAGTTCAAAGATGTTTCCTTGGTTTATCCAAATGGAACACAAGGGTTGAAGAATATTAATGTAACCATTAATGAGGGCGAATTTGTGGTAATTGTCGGCTTGTCCGGTGCAGGTAAATCAACATTTATTAGAAGTATTAATAGATTGGTTACTCCCACTGATGGAGAGCTAAATGTAGACAATGAAAATATACTAACCTACCGTAACAATGACTTACGAAAATTACGAACTAAAGTGGGAATGATTTTTCAGAACTATAATCTTGTAAAAAGATCGAATGTTTTGAAAAATGTACTTGCTGGTCGTTTAGGATATACAGGAACACTACGTTCAACCTTGAATTTATTTAAGAAAGAAGATCTCGCCCTTGCTTATGAAAGCTTGAAGCGTGTAAATATAGAAGAAAAACTATATAACCGTGCGGATGAATTGAGTGGAGGACAACAGCAACGTGTAAGTATTGCCCGTGTTCTGACGCAAAAGCCTAAATACATTCTAGCAGATGAGCCGGTTGCCTCACTTGACCCACCCACCTCTCATCAGGTAATGACGTACCTGAAAAAGATCAATAAAGAAGATAAAATTACAACCATTGTAAATCTTCATTTTATTGATATGGCAATGGAGTATGCAGACCGAATTATTGGCATGAGAGCAGGCGAGGTAGTATTCGACGGTCCGGTATCAGAAGTGTCCGAGAAAACTTTCGAACAAATTTATGGGCGTGCAATTCGTGAAGACGATTTGCGCGGAGGTGTAGAACAGTGA
- a CDS encoding 1,2-dihydroxy-3-keto-5-methylthiopentene dioxygenase, whose product MAEIRLHETDERISGKEQVESFLNDNEVIYENWDIAKLPQHLQENFSLTAENKEEILTVFKDEIAAISLKRGYKAQDVISLSDTTPNLEQLLQNFNKEHHHTDDEVRFIVSGHGIFVIQGKDGSFFDVELEPGDLISVPPNVRHYFTLMEDRKVVAVRIFVTTEGWVPIYEKEEVNN is encoded by the coding sequence ATGGCAGAAATCAGATTACACGAAACAGATGAAAGAATCAGTGGGAAAGAACAGGTAGAAAGCTTCCTGAATGATAATGAAGTAATCTACGAAAATTGGGATATTGCAAAACTCCCTCAACATCTACAGGAAAACTTTTCTTTGACTGCTGAGAACAAGGAAGAAATTCTTACAGTTTTTAAAGATGAAATTGCAGCAATTTCCTTAAAAAGAGGGTACAAGGCACAAGACGTTATCTCGTTATCTGATACAACACCGAACTTGGAGCAACTTCTACAAAATTTCAATAAAGAGCACCATCATACAGATGATGAAGTGCGTTTCATTGTCAGTGGCCATGGAATCTTCGTTATTCAAGGAAAAGATGGTTCTTTCTTTGATGTAGAGTTAGAGCCGGGCGATTTAATCTCTGTCCCTCCCAATGTGCGCCACTATTTCACCTTGATGGAGGATCGTAAAGTAGTCGCGGTTCGAATCTTCGTTACTACAGAAGGTTGGGTACCGATTTATGAAAAAGAGGAAGTAAATAACTAA
- the cbpA gene encoding cyclic di-AMP binding protein CbpA: MKVRYNFVPKHDVEFCEPTYTVKQAYEKIKDTGYRCIPILSNDGNTFLGLVYKVHLLDYLYEQKGSPDDSIEVLVKNQDAYIYEEDSFFKAFFTIKRLPFIAVLNEENEFLGILTHANVMDVLADSFGMKTGGYTLTIATIEHKGAIKDLVSMLKDVNIDGMLTLDNGEKYLRRIIVNLPAELPEEKLNKLVKKLGEKEFRVTHVDQIDVQK, translated from the coding sequence ATGAAGGTGCGTTATAATTTTGTGCCAAAGCATGATGTGGAGTTTTGCGAACCAACTTACACGGTTAAACAAGCTTATGAGAAAATAAAGGATACCGGCTACAGGTGCATCCCCATTCTTAGTAATGACGGGAATACATTCTTAGGTTTGGTATATAAAGTGCATTTATTAGATTATCTTTATGAACAAAAAGGTAGTCCCGACGATTCAATAGAAGTGCTGGTAAAAAACCAAGATGCTTATATATATGAGGAGGATTCATTCTTCAAAGCATTCTTCACGATTAAACGACTGCCGTTTATCGCTGTATTGAATGAGGAAAATGAATTTCTCGGGATACTGACACATGCAAATGTCATGGATGTCCTGGCTGACTCATTTGGAATGAAAACTGGTGGGTATACCCTTACTATCGCTACCATCGAGCACAAAGGAGCGATTAAGGATCTTGTTTCTATGTTAAAGGACGTTAACATAGACGGAATGCTTACACTTGATAACGGAGAAAAATATTTACGCAGAATTATTGTCAATCTGCCGGCTGAATTGCCAGAAGAAAAACTTAACAAGTTAGTAAAAAAGCTCGGAGAAAAAGAATTCCGAGTCACACATGTGGATCAAATTGATGTGCAAAAATAA
- a CDS encoding CoA-disulfide reductase: protein MEHLVIIGGIAGGMSAASKLRRLNETIKISVFEKDEHVSYGACGLPYYISGVTESHEDLLARTVEEFEERNIAVHIHHEVTKVDHSNKRVKVKNLKSGEETFVQYDKLLIATGAKPIVPPFIPKEASNVHTLKTLNDGIEMRKYYQDEKIKKVGIIGGGYIGMELVETMVELGKEVFVIELQNQILPNYDEDMANIIADSLQDRVEIRTGEEVKELKMSQGKVISIVTDKNAYEVDAVIVNIGIKPNTQFVKELGLDMLENGAIIVNSHQETSIPSIYAAGDCATSNHLLLNKPVNIALGTTANKHGRVAADNLAGIPTKFDGILGTNVVKILEWTAAMTGITEKQAQEENLDVETVVIETNNHASYYPEAEKIHIKLVYEKESQKLLGAQLIGKDKSIAKRLDVYATAITCGLSTSKIAMLDLSYAPPFATVWDAVQVAANAAK from the coding sequence ATGGAACATTTGGTGATAATTGGAGGCATTGCAGGGGGAATGAGTGCGGCCTCTAAGCTAAGAAGACTAAATGAAACGATAAAAATCAGCGTATTTGAAAAAGATGAACATGTATCTTACGGAGCGTGCGGATTGCCATATTACATATCTGGTGTGACAGAATCTCATGAGGATCTGCTAGCAAGAACGGTAGAAGAGTTTGAAGAACGAAACATCGCCGTCCATATTCATCATGAGGTAACAAAAGTAGATCACTCAAACAAAAGGGTAAAGGTGAAAAACCTTAAATCAGGGGAAGAAACATTTGTTCAATATGATAAACTTTTGATTGCAACAGGAGCCAAACCAATCGTGCCGCCTTTTATCCCGAAAGAGGCAAGCAATGTTCATACATTGAAGACACTGAATGATGGAATAGAAATGCGTAAGTACTACCAAGATGAAAAAATCAAAAAGGTAGGCATCATAGGTGGGGGATATATCGGGATGGAGCTTGTCGAAACCATGGTAGAGCTTGGCAAAGAGGTATTCGTCATAGAGCTGCAAAATCAGATTCTGCCAAATTATGATGAGGATATGGCTAATATTATTGCGGATTCCCTGCAAGATAGAGTGGAAATTCGAACAGGTGAAGAAGTAAAAGAATTGAAAATGTCACAAGGAAAAGTGATAAGCATTGTGACAGACAAAAATGCGTATGAAGTAGATGCGGTTATTGTAAATATAGGAATTAAACCGAACACACAATTTGTAAAAGAGTTAGGCCTAGATATGCTGGAAAACGGCGCAATCATTGTTAATTCCCATCAAGAAACAAGTATTCCATCTATTTATGCAGCGGGAGATTGTGCAACAAGCAATCACCTTCTCTTAAATAAACCTGTAAACATAGCTCTCGGAACAACAGCCAATAAACATGGGAGGGTCGCTGCTGACAATCTTGCCGGTATTCCAACTAAATTTGATGGCATTCTCGGAACAAATGTGGTGAAAATTCTAGAATGGACGGCAGCAATGACTGGAATCACAGAAAAACAAGCACAAGAGGAAAACTTGGATGTTGAAACAGTGGTGATTGAAACAAATAACCATGCCTCCTATTATCCTGAAGCAGAAAAGATTCATATAAAGCTTGTATATGAAAAAGAATCACAAAAGCTCCTGGGCGCTCAGCTGATTGGAAAAGATAAATCCATTGCGAAAAGGCTTGATGTTTATGCGACAGCTATTACGTGCGGATTGTCGACAAGCAAAATTGCTATGTTGGATTTGAGTTATGCCCCTCCGTTTGCTACAGTATGGGATGCAGTCCAAGTGGCCGCTAATGCTGCAAAATAG
- the phnD gene encoding phosphate/phosphite/phosphonate ABC transporter substrate-binding protein has translation MKKFLTIFLVAILAISLAACGSNNSSGENTNNNSGSDSATGGEQITPEKIVMGFVPSQESDTIADTVEPLADRLGEELGVEVEGRVMTDYTALIEAMGSNEVHVGFIPAFGYVLANEQYGAEVILKSIRYGSGTYKAQYIVRADSGIESLADLEGKIWAYPDAASTSGFLFPASQLMDEFDIASAQDLQTTFFSDTLQSGGHDTAAIAVYEGDADVATTFDDVRTGLEEEYPDIMEKTKVLGYTDEIPNDTISVTKELDDELVQKIKDTFLSFNEDEDMIKIMNEVYSWDEISEATDEEYKVVKETYEKFKDSISF, from the coding sequence ATGAAAAAGTTTTTAACAATCTTTTTGGTTGCAATCCTTGCAATCAGCCTTGCTGCATGTGGCAGTAACAATTCTAGCGGAGAGAACACAAACAACAATTCAGGTTCAGACTCTGCTACTGGCGGAGAGCAAATCACTCCAGAAAAAATTGTAATGGGATTTGTACCATCTCAAGAATCCGATACAATTGCTGACACTGTAGAGCCATTGGCTGATCGTTTAGGAGAAGAGCTTGGAGTGGAAGTGGAAGGTCGTGTAATGACTGACTATACTGCTTTAATTGAAGCTATGGGTTCAAATGAAGTTCATGTTGGTTTCATTCCTGCATTTGGTTATGTTTTAGCTAATGAGCAATATGGTGCAGAAGTAATCTTGAAGTCTATCAGATATGGCAGTGGTACATACAAGGCTCAGTACATCGTAAGAGCAGATTCTGGAATTGAATCACTTGCTGACCTTGAGGGTAAAATTTGGGCATACCCTGATGCTGCTTCTACATCTGGATTCCTATTCCCAGCATCTCAATTAATGGACGAGTTTGACATTGCAAGTGCACAAGATTTACAAACTACCTTTTTCTCTGACACGCTTCAATCCGGTGGACATGATACAGCTGCAATCGCAGTATACGAAGGAGATGCTGATGTAGCAACGACTTTCGATGATGTTCGTACTGGATTAGAAGAAGAATATCCTGACATTATGGAAAAAACAAAGGTCCTTGGTTACACGGATGAAATCCCTAACGATACAATCTCTGTAACAAAAGAATTAGATGATGAATTAGTTCAAAAAATTAAAGATACGTTCCTATCTTTTAACGAAGATGAGGACATGATCAAAATCATGAACGAAGTTTACAGCTGGGATGAAATCAGTGAAGCTACTGATGAAGAATACAAAGTTGTAAAAGAAACTTATGAGAAATTCAAAGATTCCATTTCTTTCTAA
- the mtnW gene encoding 2,3-diketo-5-methylthiopentyl-1-phosphate enolase, which yields MSEILATYLVHDHNGNLEKKAEGIALGLTIGSWTELPQLEQEQLRKHKGRVVSVKELSSNDRVNSYLGNTVTRGIIQIAYPSFNYSNDLPAILTTVFGKLSLDGEIKLIDLEFSNDLKLAYPGPKFGIEGLRSITDVHHRPFVMSIFKGVIGRDLDYLTDQLKEQALGGVDFIKDDEILFENDLTPFEKRITEGKRILEEVKEETGHRARYAVNLTGRTLELKDKAKRAVELGADFLLFNVFAYGLDTLQSLAEDKEVSIPIMAHPAVSGAVTPSEFYGISNELLLGKLLRYAGADFSLFPSPYGSVALPKEQALGIRDALTVADNQFKSTLPVPSAGIHPGLVPLLYQDFGNDAVINAGGGVHGHKLGGAAGAKAFRQAVDAVKAGESLTAYAQKHPELEVALKQWGSVEVTT from the coding sequence ATGTCAGAAATTCTAGCAACCTATTTGGTTCATGATCATAACGGGAATCTCGAAAAAAAAGCGGAAGGGATCGCACTTGGTCTTACCATCGGGTCCTGGACTGAACTTCCGCAGCTTGAACAGGAGCAATTGAGAAAGCATAAAGGCAGAGTCGTAAGCGTGAAAGAGCTCTCGTCAAATGACAGGGTGAATTCTTATTTAGGGAATACGGTGACACGTGGCATTATCCAAATTGCTTATCCTAGTTTCAATTATAGCAATGACTTGCCGGCGATTTTAACCACGGTATTTGGCAAGTTGTCATTAGATGGGGAAATTAAGTTGATTGATCTTGAGTTCAGCAATGACTTGAAGCTAGCATATCCTGGACCGAAATTCGGAATAGAAGGGCTTCGCTCCATTACCGACGTACATCATAGACCATTTGTGATGAGCATTTTCAAAGGGGTGATCGGCAGGGACCTTGATTATTTAACGGATCAGTTGAAGGAACAGGCTCTAGGGGGAGTTGATTTCATCAAGGATGATGAAATATTGTTTGAAAACGACCTTACCCCTTTTGAAAAAAGGATTACCGAAGGCAAAAGGATTCTAGAGGAAGTGAAGGAAGAGACTGGCCATCGTGCAAGATATGCGGTTAACCTGACAGGCCGTACGTTAGAGCTTAAAGATAAAGCAAAAAGAGCGGTAGAATTAGGTGCTGATTTTCTGCTATTCAATGTTTTTGCTTATGGGCTTGATACACTTCAAAGTTTGGCTGAAGACAAGGAAGTATCCATTCCGATCATGGCGCATCCGGCGGTTAGCGGGGCGGTTACCCCATCAGAATTTTATGGGATTTCCAATGAATTGCTATTAGGAAAACTTTTACGCTATGCGGGTGCTGACTTTTCTTTATTCCCATCTCCTTACGGAAGTGTGGCATTGCCGAAGGAACAGGCGCTCGGTATCCGGGACGCTCTGACAGTAGCAGACAATCAGTTTAAATCGACACTGCCTGTCCCTTCAGCTGGAATCCACCCTGGACTCGTACCCCTCCTTTATCAGGATTTTGGTAACGATGCGGTCATCAACGCAGGAGGTGGGGTGCACGGACATAAGCTTGGTGGGGCTGCCGGAGCAAAAGCTTTTCGCCAGGCAGTAGATGCGGTAAAGGCTGGGGAATCATTGACAGCATACGCACAAAAGCATCCGGAGTTAGAGGTGGCCCTCAAGCAGTGGGGAAGTGTGGAGGTTACAACATGA
- a CDS encoding aspartyl-phosphate phosphatase Spo0E family protein yields the protein MSYEGYVDQLLLLIKEKRDTMMAVANKTGYISEQTVKCSQDLDKLIYQYQEIIYEKK from the coding sequence TTGTCTTATGAAGGGTATGTGGATCAACTGTTATTACTTATCAAAGAGAAAAGGGATACGATGATGGCAGTAGCCAATAAAACTGGTTATATAAGTGAACAAACGGTTAAATGCAGCCAGGATTTAGATAAGTTGATTTATCAATACCAAGAAATAATATACGAGAAAAAATAA
- the phnE gene encoding phosphonate ABC transporter, permease protein PhnE, with translation MELVLPPKKKRSGLKTLRNWGIFLFLIVMYIWTFTGIDIDWGRAFERMINNFQRVIPKLFNPEWASIGKVWTAMVETLYIAFAGSLMAAIIAIPLGFMAAQNMTKSKVLTTFGKWVLSGIRAFPDLILAILFVVAVGPNPFAGVLAIAIGSTGMLGKLYSEVLESIDMNIVEAMEASGANKVQILFHGVIPQIIPEFLSYAIYRFEIDVRASTILGIVGAGGIGTLIQFAQMNRNWEEMGLILLVIVVVVTIIDFLSASIRKRIV, from the coding sequence ATGGAACTAGTATTACCTCCCAAAAAGAAGAGATCTGGATTAAAAACGCTGAGAAATTGGGGGATTTTCCTTTTTCTTATCGTGATGTATATTTGGACTTTTACAGGAATCGATATTGACTGGGGACGCGCTTTTGAAAGAATGATCAATAACTTCCAACGAGTTATTCCGAAATTGTTCAATCCTGAATGGGCATCTATTGGGAAAGTATGGACTGCAATGGTAGAAACATTATATATTGCGTTTGCAGGTTCCTTAATGGCAGCAATCATTGCTATTCCTTTAGGGTTTATGGCTGCTCAAAATATGACAAAGAGTAAGGTTCTTACTACATTTGGCAAATGGGTCCTTAGTGGAATTCGTGCATTTCCAGATTTGATTCTGGCTATTCTGTTTGTTGTAGCAGTAGGTCCGAATCCTTTTGCTGGTGTACTTGCCATTGCCATCGGATCTACAGGAATGCTTGGGAAATTATATTCGGAAGTATTGGAATCCATTGATATGAACATAGTGGAAGCAATGGAAGCGAGCGGAGCTAATAAAGTTCAGATCCTGTTTCATGGTGTGATACCGCAAATCATCCCTGAATTCTTATCCTATGCTATATATCGTTTTGAGATTGACGTACGTGCTTCAACTATCCTTGGTATCGTAGGTGCTGGGGGTATCGGTACACTTATTCAATTTGCGCAAATGAACCGCAATTGGGAAGAGATGGGACTGATCCTTTTGGTCATCGTAGTGGTCGTTACGATCATTGACTTCCTTTCTGCATCAATCCGTAAAAGAATTGTATAG
- a CDS encoding divergent polysaccharide deacetylase family protein: MKVILVVLLSSVFILYLPSVKSSAEVHSSNKVAIVIDDFGNNMKGTEEILHLPVPLTVAVMPFLSTTEQDAEMAHRLGHEVILHLPMEPLKGKSSWLGPGAITSNLTDKEIYKRVNDAIDSVPYAVGINNHMGSKITADKRIMRIILGICKERNLYYLDSKTTKKSVVAELATELGVPFLENELFFDEVYSTNHIVKQTNHLIKKTEVDDSIIAIGHVGVVGEKTAGVLKQYIPKLQEKAEIVTLSNILIDKEILLH; the protein is encoded by the coding sequence ATGAAAGTAATACTAGTTGTACTGTTGAGTAGCGTGTTTATTCTTTATCTCCCTTCTGTAAAGTCTTCTGCTGAAGTTCATTCTAGCAATAAGGTGGCTATTGTCATTGATGATTTTGGCAATAACATGAAAGGCACCGAGGAAATTCTTCATTTACCCGTTCCGTTGACTGTTGCTGTCATGCCTTTTCTATCGACCACTGAACAAGACGCTGAAATGGCTCATCGCTTAGGTCATGAAGTTATTCTTCATCTTCCAATGGAACCATTAAAGGGAAAAAGTAGCTGGCTAGGACCAGGTGCGATTACTTCTAATCTAACTGATAAAGAAATCTATAAAAGAGTGAATGATGCTATCGATTCTGTTCCATATGCAGTAGGAATAAATAACCATATGGGATCAAAAATTACTGCCGACAAGCGAATCATGAGAATTATATTAGGAATCTGCAAAGAGAGAAATCTATATTATTTAGACAGCAAAACAACCAAGAAGAGTGTTGTTGCAGAATTAGCTACCGAATTGGGTGTTCCTTTTCTAGAAAATGAATTATTCTTTGACGAAGTCTACTCAACAAATCATATCGTAAAGCAAACCAATCACCTCATCAAAAAGACAGAAGTGGATGATTCTATCATTGCTATTGGTCATGTGGGTGTTGTTGGAGAAAAGACTGCAGGGGTGCTAAAGCAATATATCCCTAAATTGCAAGAAAAAGCGGAGATAGTCACATTGTCTAACATTCTAATTGATAAAGAAATCTTGCTCCACTAA
- a CDS encoding 2-hydroxy-3-keto-5-methylthiopentenyl-1-phosphate phosphatase, whose product MNANKQMIFCDFDGTITNSDNIIAIMKKFAPKEWDEIKNQVLSQEISIKEGVGKMFSLLPSKKKEAITEYILDHAEIREGFNEFVAFTKEEGIPLYIVSGGIDFFVEPLLEGMIEEENIYCNGSDFDGETINILWPNECDVDCDNDCGCCKPSIIRKLVKSDTYKIVIGDSITDLEAAKLADQVIARDFLIKKCEEHSIAFSPFETFYDVMDILKKRKVTA is encoded by the coding sequence ATGAATGCCAATAAACAAATGATTTTTTGTGACTTTGATGGAACCATCACCAATAGTGACAATATCATTGCCATTATGAAAAAGTTTGCTCCAAAAGAATGGGACGAAATAAAAAATCAGGTATTATCTCAAGAAATCTCCATCAAAGAAGGGGTAGGGAAAATGTTTTCCTTGCTTCCTTCTAAGAAAAAGGAAGCAATTACTGAATATATACTAGATCACGCTGAGATACGGGAAGGCTTTAATGAGTTTGTGGCTTTTACAAAAGAAGAAGGAATACCCCTTTATATTGTTTCTGGCGGTATTGACTTCTTTGTGGAACCACTTTTGGAAGGAATGATAGAAGAGGAGAACATCTATTGCAATGGCTCTGATTTTGATGGGGAAACCATAAACATCCTTTGGCCTAATGAGTGTGATGTGGACTGTGACAACGATTGTGGTTGCTGCAAGCCATCGATTATCAGAAAACTTGTCAAATCTGATACTTATAAAATTGTGATTGGCGATTCCATCACAGATTTAGAAGCGGCAAAGCTTGCGGATCAAGTGATAGCGAGGGACTTTCTGATTAAAAAGTGTGAGGAGCACTCCATTGCCTTTTCTCCGTTCGAAACGTTTTATGATGTGATGGATATCTTGAAAAAACGGAAGGTGACAGCATGA
- a CDS encoding methylthioribulose 1-phosphate dehydratase produces MSHFLKKWTELSEVKEELASRDWFFGTSGNLSIKVSNTPLQFLVSSSGKDKRKITSEDFLLVDELGNAVESTGLKPSAETLLHLEVYRKTNAGCSLHVHTVDNNVISELYGDYGEIRFRGQEIIKAFGIWEEDAEVSIPIIRNHADIPALADEFSQYIDGDAGAVLIRNHGITVWGRNAFEAKKHLEAWEFLFSYQLKLLSVKNLVQPKISI; encoded by the coding sequence ATGAGTCATTTTTTAAAGAAATGGACAGAGCTTTCTGAGGTAAAGGAGGAGTTGGCTTCTCGGGATTGGTTCTTTGGCACCAGTGGAAACCTTTCTATTAAAGTATCAAATACCCCGTTGCAATTCTTGGTTTCCTCAAGCGGTAAGGATAAAAGAAAGATAACCTCAGAAGATTTTCTGCTTGTGGATGAACTTGGGAACGCGGTCGAAAGCACTGGCTTGAAGCCTTCTGCAGAAACATTGCTACACCTCGAAGTTTACCGGAAGACGAACGCAGGTTGTTCCTTGCATGTTCATACCGTTGATAACAATGTCATCTCTGAGTTATATGGTGATTACGGTGAGATTAGATTTAGAGGACAGGAAATCATCAAAGCTTTTGGTATATGGGAAGAAGATGCAGAAGTAAGCATCCCAATCATAAGAAACCATGCAGACATTCCAGCTTTGGCAGATGAATTTTCCCAATATATAGATGGAGATGCTGGCGCTGTCCTGATTAGAAATCATGGAATTACCGTTTGGGGAAGGAACGCCTTTGAGGCGAAAAAACACCTAGAGGCCTGGGAATTTCTATTCTCCTATCAATTGAAATTATTAAGTGTAAAAAACTTGGTTCAACCAAAAATATCTATTTAA
- a CDS encoding ZIP family metal transporter → MSQVLIGSVLAAMSTGVGALPILFLKNTLTHRWRDTLLAFTAGIMMAAATMSLIPEALSYGGFVPLGIGLLLGVITLTLLERSIPHIDLEHNRKGIAFDQKAMLIVSAITLHNIPEGLSVGVSYASDAADTGNLIAFAIGLQNAPEGFLVALFLMNQRITKWKAFIVATLTGAVEIPMALLGFYLTSVVSSLVPYGLAFAAGAMLYIIYKELIPESHGDGNETTSTYSFIVGLLFMIFLTQIF, encoded by the coding sequence ATGTCACAAGTATTAATAGGCAGTGTGTTGGCAGCTATGTCAACGGGTGTAGGTGCATTACCAATATTATTTTTAAAAAATACATTGACTCACAGATGGAGAGATACACTCCTTGCATTTACTGCTGGTATCATGATGGCAGCAGCTACCATGAGTTTAATACCCGAGGCACTTTCATATGGAGGATTTGTTCCTTTAGGAATTGGATTGCTTTTGGGGGTAATTACTTTGACCCTTTTAGAAAGGTCCATTCCCCATATTGATTTGGAGCATAATCGTAAAGGTATTGCTTTTGACCAAAAAGCGATGCTTATTGTTTCTGCGATTACCCTTCATAATATACCCGAAGGACTATCTGTCGGAGTAAGTTATGCATCAGATGCAGCAGACACAGGGAACTTAATTGCTTTTGCAATAGGATTACAAAATGCACCAGAGGGGTTTTTGGTAGCTTTATTTTTAATGAACCAAAGGATTACTAAATGGAAGGCATTTATTGTAGCCACCTTAACCGGGGCAGTTGAAATACCAATGGCTTTATTAGGATTCTATCTCACTTCGGTGGTCTCATCTCTTGTCCCATATGGGCTTGCCTTTGCAGCAGGAGCAATGCTTTATATCATCTATAAAGAACTGATTCCTGAAAGTCATGGTGATGGCAATGAAACGACCTCCACCTACTCCTTCATTGTCGGTCTACTATTTATGATCTTTTTAACACAGATTTTCTAA